AGTACATAAGTGcataaataaatgctaaatattgcACTTGTCACTTTTGGCTTAATAGGCTAATACAGGCATCATGGAAATATCAATAGTCATCTTAGAACTTGGATCATTGCTTGCATTGGCCAATTGACTCAGTAGTCAATTTTGTTCTGACAAATCAATACTGGTACACCTCCAAGCAAAACACTTCCATGGAAAATCATTGACAATCAATGTAGAAAAATTTCACCCTCAAAGTAAACAGACCAGCAATAACAGCGGCCGACAATGAGTCCAAAATGATAAAAGATGAAGGAATCTGCTGAGCTTCAAAAAAGAAGTCTTACCCAATGTATTGATCATGCAGATTCCACACACGTCAAGTTTGAGGAGAGTGTGGTAGACGGGCTCCCCTCCCTCGTGGTTCATGAAGAGGTGGTAGAGCACAGAGCCTAGCTGGGGCGACAGGCAAGCCAGGAAGTGCACCACGCCCAACCACGTAACGCTGATCTGAGACCACGGGATGTTGAGAGGCAGCAGCACCAAGAAGCAAACCAAAGGGATGCCTGGAGAGAGGAAgggcagagaaacagacagcacAGGTTGTTGGAGTAGGCTTTACTAGCTGTAATTAAAGATGAAGCCTGTGTAGCTCCTGTCAAGGCTCGatacacaaacaacacatactTTGCTGTACACAGTGTCATGTACTTAACAAATCTAGTTTACTTTTTGTGCTGTAATTTTGCAATGTCTTCTGTAtgtaattacatatttttgacagtaacatttgtaaagcAACATATTTTTAAGGATTATTTACTGTAGGATGTTTCTTCTAGAGGGCGTCCAGTGATTGATAGAAAACAAAGCGGTAATGTGCACTTTGGTATGAAAACCATCAGCTCAAGCGTGATAAAATAACACGGAAACTTTGACAAAACCAAATTAAGGTGTCATGTTTATTGTAATGGATTATCTAGCTCGGGACTTTTGAGGCCTGGGGACGTTGTTTTTCAAATTATACAAGAATGAGTCACTGCGAAGGGCTTCCAACTACGCTGAGTTTGTGCAGACAATGGCAAGAATAATGTGGAGCACAGCGGAAACCTACATGATTGGCACAAATGTATCAGTGTTACCCTTTGAAGGGAAAGACAAGACTCCCACTAAGCTCATATTTTGATGCAGCAAAGTGCCATATTGCTAATTGCTACATAGCTCCAATTTAAGTTTCTCTATTGGGCAAGGGAGAGGCATTCACTGCTATGTGAGAAAAATCCAGACCTTGAAATTTGATCCACATACAGTTGTTACGATCATTAATCATATTGCActcccttcctctttttttgcTCACTCTGCCTTTCCCAATGTCAAGGCATTCGTCCCAGCCAGGTGATACAGGCAATGCCATCTACTGTAACACATCTATTTTAAGTGTGTTATCTCTGCTCCTCCCCCCACTCATCCTGAGCCGACCAGCTGTACTCAGCTCCACTCAGGGTTGGATACAGTGGAGAGGACCTCCTCTGAAGGCCTGCAGCATGAACGTGGTGAAGTGTCTGAGAGCTGAGCTGCGGGCAGGATATTTTGAGTTTATATGCAAAACAAACCAGCTCATGAAACTTAGCTGAAATGTTAGAACACTATATTTTTATAGTgacaacaacaatgatccaCCTGAGTTTAAAGCACACCTCTGCATCTTTTTTTCTACTTTGGAAAAATTGGACAAAAGCTCATTTGATTAAACATCATTTCCTTATATAGGGAATGATGTCAGCTGACGTCAGTGGAGTGTAATAAAGACTTCCAGGGCCACTTCCCTGATGATCACTACTGCAATGAAATGATGACCTTCAGAATGAGAAAGTCGGTGAACACACAGATGATCTGCAGCACCCTGTATGCCTATAGGATGTATTTTGATGGTAATAACAGCAGGGGGCAAAGAAACAAGTCATGCTACTGTGTGCCATGCTATTGGCAGTCTAATCATATCaagctaaaaacacaataacaccATGCAGATTGCTAACAAGCTGACACATCAGTCTCACCTCTGGCTGCACAGATTAACACATTACTGCAATTAATTTTGGTTTGCACTAACCTATTAAAAGAATGGCATATTGTTGTGTAACCATGACGTTTTGGACCAGATGAAAGATGAAAGCCACTCCTGGCAATTTCcgttatgtgtatatatgtccGCTTGTTAGCGGACATACATAGTAAAATATCTACGGTCTATGGTCTgtttataattaatataattaataatcaaattCACTCTTCAATTTGGCACACATgcaatataaaatgtatgtaagtatagtattaatgtattaattcaAAGAAAAAGTGGTTCTCTATGCTTGCcatattaatttgaaaaaaaccttcagattaaatacatttttaaaattgagtagtagtagtaactgtttttactgttttacttttactgtagcgAGAGCAAATTTTAACTATGTTATTGAGCTGAAAGATTTAATCTATTAATCGTTTCAATCTGCAACTATTTCAATAAAtcattaattgtttcagtaaattttcaagcaaaaacagtgaagaaatgccaaacacttcctggtttcagcttctcacatgagaggatttgctgcttttctttgtcacaaaacattgaaaacagaatatatttgggttttgaactgttggacaaaacaagacatttgaagacatcaactTAGGCTCTGTGAAGTTGTGACTGGCATTTTATCAATTTTCTTGTGTTTCACAGACTAgtaagcaaaataaaaaaatttgtctgcagattaatcggtaatgaaaataatcgttagctgcAGACATACTACATTATATACCTTTTGGGTAGTTAAATCTTGTGTCATATTTATAAgttgattttatgttttgtatatataaATCATAATTAGCAAACTAGTAACTAGAGCTGTCTAATAAAGTGGattaaaagtacagtatttccctctaaaaagtagtggagtaaaagtattaaGTAACATCAATACTCCAGTTAAGTATAAGTGCgtcaaaattgtacagtacattagctgagtaaatgtaattagttatGTTCCACCACTGATGACTGATGTATTCATCAAAACCAACCTGCTATCACTCTcaaattgattgacaggtgtttTAATAGGTTAAACGTTCCTATTAAGCCCACGTAGCGTATAAGCCCACTTGCAACTTctgagtcaaataaaaaaaaaactacatcatcattttttgctgtgtgatgtTTCTTCCAGTGAAGCTGCTTATTATATAAATGTCACTTTATGTTATTGTAAGCCAATCAGATTGGTGGATATAGAGTTCTCGAAGCACATGTGTGACATGTGCCTGCTGGTTTTGGTACcctcagaaaaacattttttgcatatGTCTACTCCTGTTTTTGGTAAGTATTCATTTGTTAACAaaatttaaaggtggggtatgcgattctggagaaatccaacaccatgataaataccatgatataaagCGAACAGCGTCActgcaagtaatgtaactaacgttagctaggttgtaggttagcttagctaggttgtgggttagcaaactgtcgctacagttgctgctgcgaagctaacagccagagaggacgagacggtttcccagagccagcaaacagACAACGATAcccacaactctcctgctactatagctaacatcacaacaacagcatatcttggcaaactagaaagtaagctgcaTGTCCGcaggcaagtcatttaacgttatctgacacacaaatcatggctggaatagtgttgtgtgtctcggtccgagccactttgtttaattcccatttacagagccagcgctgtgtacaaacaccgagTTATTTTCAGAgaacacactgaacggacagctagcataccgtgaggagatattctttgaattttgaaaaaaaaccgTCTATTGGATTAGATTCGCATATCCCACCTTTAAGTGATTAGTGTTTTGAATAAGACGTATGTTAGAATATTACTTGAATTAGAaagattgtttctttttaaatcaaaataggAGTTTTAGCATGCCAGCAAACAGACCACATGCTGCATCGATACAGCAGCTGCATAGTATGGTTCACTGCAATGACATAAAGCATGACAAGCATGtagaatttacatttttgtatgcagtttatattattatactgttaaatagacaataaatgtgtatttttatctttatttattttttaattaacatttttacctgTTGGGCTTGAAGGGGACGCTGGcaaacaaatcacaaatcacatcGTCTGGGGTGGATGTAAACGAGTATCGCAAATTACTTCTCTGCATAATCAATTTATACTTTTCATGTTATGTTAGTGATGCAAATATAGATATATTCCatgtagttgttttttaaatgtcaggtgTGTAGAATAAAATATTCTGTCTTTTAACCATAAATTCACTGATGTTCCCTTTAAGCCAACTTGACTGTTTCAATGGGGATTTTGACCTCTTTTGACCTTTGAACTATTTCCCTCCCTAATTTTGACCTCACCTGATGAATCAGCTCCATAATTCACATAATTAATACCCATATTTAAACATCATAGATCatatatgtgaatgtgtatattatatataatcaCCTCAAAGAGCATAGGCCTGCATTTAGCCTATAGGAGAAAGTATAAATGGCAGAAATGTTGACAtctttcttgtttattttgcttaagTTATAACCTAATGATACATGAGCTTCAAGATGTTGTGTCTGATGTCTCctcacaatgtactgtatgttttaatgttactcCACAATGAACTGAatggttttaaaatgtgcttttacaatgttttcaaaCTACTAGCCTAAATGtgattaacatttgaaaatcaattaaagTTATTGTTTAATTGTAAAATTGGTATTGAATCtgcaaactgtttttctttcaatcaGTCTGTCTCATAAATCTTCATAAAAACATCTGCACTTTCAATCAGTTGGCTGGACCAGAAATTTTGGCCAGTTTCAAAAGCCAACAGCACACCATAGGATGGAGATACAGACGAAATGACAACACATATTTAAAGATGACGTGGTCAAAAGTAATTTTCACtatagttttgattttttttggctaCGTTCCAAAGAAGACATGATGTAAGTTTAGCTTTTCACACAGCAAAACGGCTGGTCACGCCTATATCAAATGCCATTTACAGGCCATAGGATAGGAGtggacacaaaatgaaaatagctATTGAGAGCTAAGAGATTACAGATTTCAATAGAAAAGTTTGTATTGttaatattgtttaaatatatatttatttatcaacaAATCATGAAGCGGGCTTATTTGAAACACCCATGGGTTTAAAGAGTAAGTTTGGTATCCATAAAGCCCATACCAGACTTTTCACATATTTTGACAAatcaaagaataaaaacatcagaaattGGTATAAACACACTTTATTTGAGAGATTAGACTTTAATTTTAactaaaatgttctcacttaAATTGGGGcagtatatattaaaaatgtctgaaaagcaGATTTGGTGGGCTTAAAAGGGACGTTCATGGACAAACActatacaacaaataaatataagttATTAGTGTTTtctaatgaaaatatgaatttagCTCAAATAAATGTGGTCAAATATTAAGGGTTTAGGTCATGTGTGCCTTCCTGACTGCAAATGTCCCCGGCTTTAGTGCAGTGTCTGTGCAGGTGTGGGTTAACACTCAAAGTCACACTGGCTCCAGCAACCTGCTGACTTAACTGTTCATGCTGATTTCTTTACTCACCGTGAGTGTATATGTTTCCAAGTTCATTGTGCAGGTAAAACAGGCTTCTGATGCAGTCTTGCACAGAGGAGATTGGCCGGTATCCCGTTAAGACGTATTTGTTAAACTGCAGATGTGGAGGTGAATTCGCCCAGTCCAGCAGCCTGGGTCCATTTAAAAATGCCATAGCAAAGAGGACCGTTAAAAGGACGCCGCCGAATAAGTAAAAAACAGACTGTACACctatatacacatttaataaGATTATTGCAACTAAAACCTTATGGGATACCATTGGTGATGGCATTTGTTTAGGGTCTCTATATTGTGCTGTTAGCCTCCTAGCTTGGCGCTAGCAAGCTCACGTCAAGTCTCTCAGCACTACCCGGCAACGGCGAATCCGCGCCGCCGCTGTTTGCTTTGAACCGCCGGTACCTGTGTGAGTGTCATCCGCAAGGTTGGAGACAGACACGGCCAGCCACATACATGGTGCAAGCTCGGGACGGTCATTACATTTGGCATCTAAAAAATGTCAGTGCAGCGCCTAAAAGCCTTAGGCGGTTGAGAGGCAGTGTTCGCCGTCATGTTAAAGCCACTTCCTCATTAGTTAACGTTAGCATTCCGTTGCAGCAGCGCGAGCTTGAACGCGTCCCGGGCAGGGATGCTGTGGCAGTTGGAGCGTGAGCCGCGCTGCCATTCAACTCCAGATGATGCTAGCTTGATCCTAGCGGTCAGATTTGTAATAGAGGACTAGCAGGTCATACCTTTACTTTAATGAACGCGTCATATGCTCAGGTCAGTTCCGTGTGATGCTGGCTAGCTTTCGTAATGCTCTTAAAAAACAGATGAGATCCGGGACTCTGGAGCGGAGATTTTGGGAAGGACTGCGGGCTAGCAAGCCGGGCACTCGGCTACCGATGTCCTGTGACTGGGGCTGAGTAAGCTGATATTTGAGCCGGCTGACTCCAAACACACGCGGTACGGTCCGTAAAGCTTATACTCTGTTTCTTAAACATCTGTTTTATCCAATTATTTCTGGCTAGCTGTATTCCTTGAAACGCAGAGTCTTCCCTGGCGGCCTCAAGTCCCCTGCATCGCCTCTCCACAAGTGTCAAGCTACATAGAATAAAAGGGACGGCACTTCCGGTCATTGTTTTCAAAATCTATGTACATGCCACATTTTTCAGTAGTGGCTGCAAAGTTCAAACATTGAAATAAAGACTAAGCATTTGGTGCCAGTGATATCTTAGATGGT
This genomic interval from Siniperca chuatsi isolate FFG_IHB_CAS linkage group LG21, ASM2008510v1, whole genome shotgun sequence contains the following:
- the paqr4a gene encoding progestin and adipoQ receptor family member 4a, which translates into the protein MPSPMVSHKVLVAIILLNVYIGVQSVFYLFGGVLLTVLFAMAFLNGPRLLDWANSPPHLQFNKYVLTGYRPISSVQDCIRSLFYLHNELGNIYTHGIPLVCFLVLLPLNIPWSQISVTWLGVVHFLACLSPQLGSVLYHLFMNHEGGEPVYHTLLKLDVCGICMINTLGALPIVYSTLLCYPFIRTVTLLVYILLSSHAIYCAVTAQSSVRRLRSFAWQALFRFSFFLLRWVGVGGGSPTSLRHFLMMDALAVLGGVINITRIPERFRPGLFDYWCNSHQIMHVLVVGSILYLHWGVLDDLLWINSYNCPSD